A region of the Kaistia geumhonensis genome:
GCCATCCAGGTCGGAGTCCCGCGCCGCATCGTCACGATCGACGTCTCGCCGCGCGAGGAAGGGCAGCCGCGCGCGCCGCTCTTCCTCATCAATCCCGAGATCGTTTCTTCGGTCGATGATCGCTCGACCTATGAGGAAGGCTGCCTCTCGATCCCCGACTACTACGCAGAGGTGGAGCGGCCGGCCGGCGTGAAGCTCCGCTATCTCGATCGCGACGGAAAGCAGCAGGAAATCGACGCCGACGGCCTGCTCGCGACCTGCATCCAGCACGAGGTCGACCACCTCGATGGCAAGCTCTTCATCGACTATCTCTCGCGTCTGAAGCGGGACATGGTGATCCGCAAGTTCACCAAGGCCGCCAAGAGCGGGACCAAGCCCGAATTCAAGCCGCACGCCAGCGAAGAGATGTGAGGCGATGAGCCTCCGCATCGCCTTCATGGGCACGCCGGATTTCGCGGTGCCGACGCTGACGGAGATCGTCGGCCAGGGCCATGAGGTCGTCGCCTGCTACACGCGGGCGCCAAAAGCCGCCGGACGGGGCATGGAGGAGCGGAAGTCGCCGGTCCATCTCGTCGCCGAGCGCTTCGGCATTCCCGTCTTCACGCCGCGCTCGCTGAAGGGCGAGGAGGAGCAGGCGGCGTTCACGGCACTCGATCTGGATGTCGCCGTCGTCGTCGCCTATGGCCTCATCCTGCCGAAGCCGGTGCTCGACGCGCCGCGCGATGGCTGCCTCAATCTGCATGCCTCGCTGCTGCCCCGCTGGCGCGGCGCTGCGCCCATCCATCGCGCGATCATGGCCGGCGACGCCGAGACGGGCGTCATGGTCATGCAGATGGAGGAGGGGCTCGACACCGGTCCGGTGGCCATGGCCGAGCGGATCGCCATTCCCGCCGATGCGACGACCGGCGACCTGCATGACCGCCTCGCCCGGCTCGGTGCCGATCTCATGGTACGGGCGCTGGCGGCGCTGTCCCGCGGCGCGCTGGCGAGCCAGGCTCAGGCGGAATCCGGCGTCACCTATGCGTCGAAGATCGACAAGGGCGAAGCGCGGATCGACTGGTCGCGCGACGCTCGCGCCGTTCACGACCATATCCGCGGCCTGTCGCCTTTTCCGGGCGCCTGGTGCGAGATGGAGCTTTCGGGCAAGACCGAGCGCGTGAAAATCCTTCGCTCGACCGCCGGTGAAGGAAGCGGGCCGCCCGGGACTGTGCTGGATGATCGGCTGACGATCGCCTGCGGCAGCGATGCCGTCCGCCTCGTCGAACTTCAGCGGGCCGGCGGCAAGCCGCTCTCGGCGGAAGCGTTCCTGCGCGGTGCGACGATCGGCGCCGGCGCGCGCCTTTCCTGATGCCTCGCTATCGAATCCTCGTCGAATATGACGGCCGGCCATATGCCGGCTGGCAGCGGCAGGCGAATGCTCCCTCGGTGCAGCAGACGCTCGAGGAGGCGATCCTGCGTTTTTCCGGCGAGGCAGCGGTCACCAAGGGCGCCGGCCGGACGGATTCGGGCGTTCATGCGACCGGCCAGGTCGCACATTTTGACCTTTCCGGCGTCTGGACGGGGCTGCGTATCCGCGACGCGATGAACGCGCAGCTGCGGCCGGCGCCGATCGCCGTCATCGAGGCGGCGCCTGTTCCCGACAGCTTCGATGCGCGTCGTTCGGCGACCAAGCGTCATTATCTCTATCGCGTGCTCGACCGCCGCGCCCCGGCGGCGCTCGACATCGACCGGGTCTGGGACGTACGGCGGCGCCTCGACATCGAGGCGATGCGCGAGGGGGCGAAGCTTCTCCTCGGCAAGCACGACTTCACCACCTTCCGCTCGGCGGACTGCCAGGCGAAGAGCCCGCTCAAGACGCTCGATTCTCTGGAGATCCATCGCGCCGGCGACGAGGTGCTGTTCGAGGTCTCGGCGCGCTCCTTCCTGCACAACCAGGTGCGGTCCATGGTGGGCACGCTGAAGAAGGTGGGCGAAGGGAAATGGCCGCCCTCGGCAGTCGGCGATGTGCTTGAGGCGCGCGACCGCAAGGCCTGCGGGCCGGTGGCCCCGCCCGGCGGGCTCTATCTCGTCCGGGTGGAGTATGGCTTTCTACAGGCCGAAGAGCCGGTCGATGACCTGGCTGAGGACGATGCTTAGCACGAGGTCGGCGGCGATCAGCGCCGCTGCAAATCCCGCGCCCTTTCC
Encoded here:
- the def gene encoding peptide deformylase; protein product: MAKLDIITLPDPKLRLVSAPVERIDDEMRRFLDDMLETMYEAPGIGLAAIQVGVPRRIVTIDVSPREEGQPRAPLFLINPEIVSSVDDRSTYEEGCLSIPDYYAEVERPAGVKLRYLDRDGKQQEIDADGLLATCIQHEVDHLDGKLFIDYLSRLKRDMVIRKFTKAAKSGTKPEFKPHASEEM
- the fmt gene encoding methionyl-tRNA formyltransferase; the protein is MSLRIAFMGTPDFAVPTLTEIVGQGHEVVACYTRAPKAAGRGMEERKSPVHLVAERFGIPVFTPRSLKGEEEQAAFTALDLDVAVVVAYGLILPKPVLDAPRDGCLNLHASLLPRWRGAAPIHRAIMAGDAETGVMVMQMEEGLDTGPVAMAERIAIPADATTGDLHDRLARLGADLMVRALAALSRGALASQAQAESGVTYASKIDKGEARIDWSRDARAVHDHIRGLSPFPGAWCEMELSGKTERVKILRSTAGEGSGPPGTVLDDRLTIACGSDAVRLVELQRAGGKPLSAEAFLRGATIGAGARLS
- the truA gene encoding tRNA pseudouridine(38-40) synthase TruA, whose translation is MPRYRILVEYDGRPYAGWQRQANAPSVQQTLEEAILRFSGEAAVTKGAGRTDSGVHATGQVAHFDLSGVWTGLRIRDAMNAQLRPAPIAVIEAAPVPDSFDARRSATKRHYLYRVLDRRAPAALDIDRVWDVRRRLDIEAMREGAKLLLGKHDFTTFRSADCQAKSPLKTLDSLEIHRAGDEVLFEVSARSFLHNQVRSMVGTLKKVGEGKWPPSAVGDVLEARDRKACGPVAPPGGLYLVRVEYGFLQAEEPVDDLAEDDA